Proteins from a genomic interval of Kitasatospora herbaricolor:
- a CDS encoding alpha-galactosidase, translating into MILPAHRPRKAAPLLLSVTLILTGTVLNAAPVFANDGVSQPAANFSPSATPGGPIAALPPMGYNNWARTECRPQAPLDGSAQLNYSFQQYMQDNAKGLSDAGLIANGYKTITVDDCWMYRNSSGYLHGGLNWGGATDVRNTSKQPGFDYELTAYGNYLHSLGAKFGIYETSGTHTCSTATPTAPNLPNGSEYYEQVDANSFVFWGVDALKYDNCGNVEGHNVTAPRMAGALKTAVTNKNNGGTARPNVMFNISAPAGYGNSPTKSALMNMVRSNGQLWRVGPDIFNDRDNGATDPWNQPLGVQSGYNFGAYQSFDAVQELARYQGPGNWNDADMLLIGDNGMTTAEERSQMSLFSAMAAPLVISTDARKFSPSYIAAHPAEAAHLNASIGILGNTEVIAVDQDTLGAGGQRVSGGAANADGTPAANSGIDVVVKPLADGGKAVVVLNKGAASANYTLDLNAVGFDTTGGSYTVRDLWAHTTSTSTGTVALTVASHDSAMFRITPPAGSTSTPRGQITASRNNWGKAALCLENYQSRTTNTAIDLASCNGGSNQQWQMNSDGSVKLLQAGASNLCLTAQATTTNGVVNSASGQWAAVATCGSAPGYQTWTYNRDGNLKLAGTTKCLDVYGSATTTPGTPVDLWTCGAAPNNIQTNQTWAAPFNTPPAP; encoded by the coding sequence GTGATCCTTCCCGCACACCGCCCGCGCAAGGCAGCACCCCTGCTGCTGAGCGTCACCCTCATCCTGACCGGCACGGTCCTGAACGCAGCCCCGGTGTTCGCCAACGACGGCGTCTCCCAGCCGGCCGCCAACTTCTCACCGTCGGCCACCCCCGGCGGACCGATCGCCGCCCTGCCGCCCATGGGCTACAACAACTGGGCCCGTACCGAGTGCCGACCCCAGGCCCCGCTCGACGGGTCCGCACAGCTCAACTACTCGTTCCAGCAGTACATGCAGGACAACGCCAAGGGCCTGTCCGACGCCGGGCTGATCGCCAACGGCTACAAGACCATCACCGTCGACGACTGCTGGATGTACCGCAACAGCTCCGGCTACCTGCACGGCGGCCTGAACTGGGGCGGCGCGACCGACGTCCGCAACACCAGCAAGCAGCCCGGCTTCGACTACGAGCTCACCGCGTACGGAAACTACCTGCACAGCCTGGGCGCCAAGTTCGGCATCTACGAGACCTCCGGCACCCACACCTGTTCCACCGCCACCCCGACCGCGCCCAACCTGCCCAACGGCAGCGAGTACTACGAGCAGGTCGACGCCAACTCCTTCGTCTTCTGGGGCGTCGACGCGCTCAAGTACGACAACTGCGGCAACGTGGAGGGCCACAACGTCACCGCCCCGAGGATGGCGGGCGCCCTCAAGACCGCGGTCACCAACAAGAACAACGGCGGCACCGCCAGGCCGAACGTCATGTTCAACATCTCCGCCCCGGCCGGGTACGGCAACAGCCCGACCAAGTCCGCCCTCATGAACATGGTCCGTTCGAACGGCCAGCTCTGGCGCGTCGGACCGGACATCTTCAACGACCGGGACAACGGCGCCACCGACCCGTGGAACCAGCCGCTCGGCGTGCAGTCCGGGTACAACTTCGGCGCCTACCAGAGCTTCGACGCCGTTCAGGAGCTCGCCCGCTACCAGGGGCCGGGCAACTGGAACGACGCTGACATGCTGCTGATCGGCGACAACGGCATGACCACCGCCGAGGAGCGCAGCCAGATGTCGCTGTTCTCCGCGATGGCGGCCCCCCTGGTCATCTCCACCGACGCCCGCAAGTTCTCCCCGTCCTACATCGCCGCCCATCCGGCGGAGGCGGCCCACCTGAACGCCTCGATCGGCATCCTCGGCAACACCGAGGTCATCGCGGTCGACCAGGACACGCTCGGCGCGGGCGGCCAGCGGGTTTCCGGCGGCGCAGCCAACGCGGACGGCACTCCTGCCGCGAACAGTGGCATCGATGTCGTGGTCAAGCCGCTCGCCGACGGCGGCAAGGCCGTGGTCGTCCTCAACAAGGGTGCCGCGTCCGCCAACTACACCCTCGACCTGAACGCCGTCGGCTTCGACACCACCGGCGGCAGCTACACCGTCCGCGACCTGTGGGCACACACCACCAGCACGTCGACCGGAACGGTGGCGCTCACCGTCGCCTCGCACGACAGCGCCATGTTCAGGATCACCCCGCCGGCCGGCAGCACCTCCACCCCGCGCGGCCAGATCACCGCCTCCCGCAACAACTGGGGCAAGGCCGCGCTCTGCCTGGAGAACTACCAGTCCCGCACCACCAACACCGCCATCGACCTCGCCTCCTGCAACGGTGGCTCCAACCAGCAGTGGCAGATGAACAGCGACGGCTCCGTCAAGCTGCTCCAGGCCGGGGCCTCCAACCTCTGCCTGACCGCGCAGGCCACCACGACCAACGGGGTGGTCAACAGCGCATCGGGCCAGTGGGCCGCTGTGGCGACCTGCGGCTCCGCCCCCGGCTACCAGACCTGGACCTACAACCGCGACGGCAACCTGAAGCTCGCCGGCACCACCAAGTGCCTGGACGTCTACGGCAGCGCAACGACGACCCCGGGCACGCCCGTCGACCTCTGGACCTGCGGCGCCGCCCCCAACAACATCCAGACCAACCAGACCTGGGCCGCCCCCTTCAACACCCCGCCGGCCCCCTGA
- a CDS encoding glycoside hydrolase family 27 protein codes for MDPSRPGHRAPHRRAAAFLAMTATLTTIAVTTTAQPVAALSRTVLSNTVNVDHSYARTPRMILRSESWNRTTAASMKKTADDAVATGLASAGWNTVSFDDTWAVRADCTDWDANATIVPNCTNGRDTATGNLIPSPTKYPNGLKDVGDHLHNKGMFFGVYTSGGKYMCDPGGRSTAAPGSYDYFDQDFRYFASVGADYVKVDYCGEPNTTSKSGFTVLDTDAEIDTAVESARRAATAINAIRTDADLSKRRSIVMNLSAPAYANWKNDTYDTPLFQRMLNGIVPAGQAYRIGGDVGGTSWAGAVSLVDMVEQLRPYGKQGHVLDADRLYFDDTTLTTDNKLGGYVMWAMQNSHMVAMIRNNSNFSGAVSAAQAALMNKPGIIAVGQDALATPAKRVARGSGYDVFARPLSNGDYAVAIMNRSATAPVTATTGGSVVGTSAKAFTLSTIIGPDITSVDASGNFSVTVPAGTAVMYRLKAAGTAAYGGWSFGPNGSTARNATAITDGDAPTAGSWDASGSTLSSDRLANNSQLPDGTAISVKAGRAVTVGGVNYAWPNTTSGQFDSVKPVGQTVDYSHTGSNVNFLGASGTGEAGGTIRLNYTDGTSSTSTWGFPSWSCANAATYPATVAFKVFGRNGTSGPENTGTGYCLYTRSVPVTAGKTLSSVTLPNAPDVRIFAIQVT; via the coding sequence ATGGACCCCTCCCGACCGGGTCACCGCGCCCCCCACCGCAGGGCCGCCGCCTTTCTCGCCATGACGGCGACTCTCACCACCATCGCCGTGACGACCACCGCGCAACCGGTCGCCGCACTGTCGCGAACCGTCCTGAGCAACACGGTCAACGTCGATCACTCCTACGCCAGGACGCCGCGGATGATCCTCCGCTCGGAGTCGTGGAACAGGACGACGGCCGCCAGCATGAAGAAGACGGCCGACGACGCCGTCGCCACCGGCCTCGCCAGCGCAGGCTGGAACACGGTCTCGTTCGACGACACCTGGGCCGTGCGGGCCGACTGCACCGACTGGGACGCCAACGCCACGATCGTGCCGAACTGTACGAACGGACGCGACACGGCCACCGGCAACCTCATCCCGTCGCCGACGAAGTACCCGAACGGCCTGAAGGACGTCGGCGACCACCTGCACAACAAGGGAATGTTCTTCGGCGTCTACACCAGCGGCGGCAAGTACATGTGCGACCCCGGGGGGCGCAGCACGGCCGCACCCGGAAGCTACGACTACTTCGACCAGGACTTCAGGTACTTCGCGAGCGTCGGCGCCGACTACGTCAAGGTCGACTACTGCGGCGAGCCGAACACCACCAGCAAGTCCGGTTTCACCGTCCTCGACACCGACGCCGAGATCGACACCGCCGTCGAGTCGGCGCGCCGGGCGGCGACCGCGATCAACGCGATCAGGACCGACGCCGACCTCAGCAAGCGCCGGTCGATCGTGATGAACCTCTCCGCGCCGGCCTACGCGAACTGGAAGAACGACACCTACGACACACCGCTGTTCCAGCGCATGCTGAACGGCATCGTGCCTGCCGGCCAGGCCTACCGCATCGGCGGCGACGTCGGCGGGACGAGCTGGGCGGGTGCTGTCTCGCTCGTCGACATGGTCGAGCAGTTGCGCCCGTACGGCAAGCAGGGCCATGTCCTCGACGCCGACCGGCTGTACTTCGACGACACGACCCTCACGACCGACAACAAGCTCGGCGGCTACGTGATGTGGGCGATGCAGAACAGCCACATGGTCGCGATGATCCGCAACAACTCCAATTTCAGCGGCGCCGTCTCGGCGGCCCAGGCAGCCCTCATGAACAAGCCTGGCATCATCGCGGTGGGGCAGGACGCGCTGGCCACGCCGGCAAAGCGGGTCGCCCGGGGCAGCGGGTACGACGTGTTCGCCAGGCCGTTGAGCAACGGCGACTACGCGGTAGCGATCATGAACCGCTCGGCCACCGCGCCGGTCACCGCGACGACTGGCGGGTCGGTGGTCGGAACGTCCGCCAAGGCGTTCACGCTCTCGACGATCATCGGACCGGACATCACCTCCGTCGACGCGAGCGGCAACTTCAGCGTCACCGTACCGGCGGGAACAGCGGTCATGTACCGCCTGAAGGCCGCCGGCACCGCCGCGTACGGTGGCTGGAGCTTCGGGCCCAACGGCTCGACCGCCCGCAACGCCACTGCGATCACCGACGGCGACGCGCCGACCGCAGGAAGCTGGGACGCGAGTGGCAGCACCCTCTCCTCGGACCGCCTGGCCAACAACTCCCAGCTGCCCGACGGAACCGCGATCAGCGTCAAGGCGGGACGGGCCGTCACGGTCGGCGGTGTCAACTACGCCTGGCCGAACACCACCTCCGGCCAGTTCGACTCCGTCAAGCCGGTCGGCCAGACGGTCGACTACAGCCACACCGGCTCGAACGTGAACTTCCTCGGCGCCTCTGGCACCGGCGAGGCCGGCGGAACGATCCGCCTCAACTACACCGACGGCACGTCCTCCACGTCGACCTGGGGATTCCCCAGCTGGAGCTGCGCGAACGCCGCGACCTACCCCGCGACGGTTGCGTTCAAGGTGTTCGGACGCAACGGCACCAGCGGCCCGGAGAACACGGGAACGGGATACTGCCTCTACACCAGGTCGGTACCGGTCACGGCCGGCAAGACCCTGTCGTCGGTCACCCTGCCGAACGCGCCCGACGTGCGGATCTTCGCCATCCAGGTGACCTGA
- a CDS encoding alpha-galactosidase — MMRLHRPATRIRLGVAGSALSLLLGSGALTLGAVVTQVATAPGAAALGNGLALTPPMGWNSWNRFGCSITEAKVKAVADAIVSKGLKDLGYTYVTVDDCWMGSARDVDGNLVADAVKFPSGMKALGDYLHGKGLKFGLYESPTEGTCQHRPGSYGHETADAASFAAWGVDYLKYDWCQTSTTESPNMWADFPGFTEKQLAQALFPRMRDALAATKRPIAYSLSNCCAALDLPSWAGPVANLWRTSTDITDSWSSVLYNFGRAAAIPAAAKPGQWNDPDMLEVGNGGMTDAEYRSHFSLWAQLAAPLIMGNDVSAATTATLAVLGRTDVIAVDQDSAGKQGTVVSDSGGLLVMSKVLANGDRSVTLTNKNASTATISTSANAVGIGGAATYTLKDLWAGTSTTNTTGVISAQVPSHGTVMYRVTGTGTATSPIVSGGVYEIATGTTQAVDVPNSSTSANTQLITWAWHNSANQKWTLTANGDGSYQMKNINSGLCADVRGGATTAGTAVIQYGCHTGDNQKWLPVSSGGGYQLIGKGSNLALTTASTTSGAVLTQESATGTPNQTWTFTKVD, encoded by the coding sequence ATGATGCGTCTTCACCGTCCCGCCACAAGGATCCGGCTCGGCGTAGCCGGCTCCGCTCTGTCTCTGCTGCTCGGGAGCGGCGCGCTCACCCTGGGTGCGGTCGTCACCCAGGTCGCCACCGCACCGGGCGCGGCAGCCCTCGGCAACGGCCTGGCCCTCACTCCACCGATGGGCTGGAACAGCTGGAACAGGTTCGGCTGCAGCATCACCGAGGCCAAGGTCAAGGCGGTCGCCGACGCGATCGTCAGCAAGGGCCTGAAGGACCTCGGCTACACCTACGTGACCGTCGACGACTGCTGGATGGGCAGCGCGCGCGACGTCGACGGCAACCTGGTCGCCGATGCGGTGAAGTTCCCGAGCGGCATGAAGGCGCTCGGAGACTACCTGCACGGCAAGGGCCTGAAGTTCGGGCTCTACGAGTCGCCCACCGAGGGCACCTGCCAGCACCGGCCCGGCAGTTACGGCCACGAGACGGCGGACGCGGCCTCCTTCGCCGCCTGGGGCGTCGACTACCTCAAGTACGACTGGTGCCAGACCTCCACCACCGAGTCCCCGAACATGTGGGCCGACTTCCCCGGCTTCACCGAGAAGCAGCTCGCCCAAGCCCTCTTCCCGCGAATGCGCGACGCACTCGCCGCCACCAAGCGGCCGATCGCCTACAGCCTCTCCAACTGCTGCGCGGCGCTCGACCTCCCCTCCTGGGCGGGCCCGGTCGCCAACCTCTGGCGCACCTCCACCGACATCACCGACAGCTGGAGCAGCGTCCTCTACAACTTCGGAAGGGCCGCCGCGATCCCGGCCGCCGCCAAGCCCGGCCAGTGGAACGACCCGGACATGCTCGAGGTCGGCAACGGCGGTATGACGGACGCCGAGTACCGCAGCCACTTCAGCCTCTGGGCCCAGCTCGCCGCGCCCCTCATCATGGGCAACGACGTGTCGGCGGCCACCACCGCGACCCTCGCCGTCCTCGGCAGAACCGACGTGATCGCGGTCGACCAGGACTCCGCGGGCAAGCAGGGCACCGTCGTCTCCGACTCCGGCGGCCTCCTGGTGATGAGCAAGGTCCTCGCCAACGGCGACCGCTCGGTCACCCTCACCAACAAGAACGCCTCCACGGCCACCATCAGCACCAGCGCCAACGCCGTCGGCATCGGCGGCGCCGCGACCTACACCCTCAAGGACCTGTGGGCCGGCACAAGCACCACCAACACCACCGGCGTGATCAGCGCGCAGGTCCCGTCCCACGGCACCGTGATGTACCGCGTCACCGGCACCGGCACGGCCACCTCCCCGATCGTCTCCGGCGGCGTCTACGAGATCGCCACCGGCACCACCCAGGCCGTCGACGTCCCCAACTCCTCCACCAGCGCCAACACCCAGCTGATCACCTGGGCCTGGCACAACAGCGCCAACCAGAAGTGGACCCTCACCGCCAACGGCGACGGCTCCTACCAGATGAAGAACATCAACTCCGGCCTGTGCGCGGACGTCAGAGGCGGTGCCACCACCGCGGGCACCGCCGTCATCCAGTACGGCTGCCACACGGGCGACAACCAGAAGTGGCTCCCCGTTTCCTCCGGCGGCGGCTACCAACTCATCGGCAAGGGCAGCAACCTCGCCCTGACCACCGCCTCCACCACCAGCGGCGCCGTTCTCACCCAGGAGAGCGCCACCGGCACACCCAACCAGACCTGGACCTTCACCAAGGTCGACTGA
- a CDS encoding glycoside hydrolase family 16 protein: MAQTPGTTPAPTRRRRPLTHSALICMAAAAALLLPAVAHAAATPPNPTTKSGYTLDFQEEFDGTSLNTSKWLPSYLPHWTSTPANAQARYTIANGTLTERLDADTPAWNAQYDGAVKISSIQSYEKDNWHRFNGSMPNDHHEPDFNGYSTKYGYFEMRAKNSDVGGGGHQALWLVGTDDTTLGNANSEIDMVETFFSNPSNWRIAAYGWGDPDFLSSWYLSDTTVPSGSPTTEYHLYGMDWTPTQLNFYYDNQLYKTINDAPNSPMGMILGLYTDAGSGVHNNVWPKTWNVDYLRVFKNNAGYAEGYQRVKNHQTGQYLNIENKTGNVQYSSIAATAWSSQWSRETTTDGYARYRNRWTGEYMNTTTADAIVHYGNLTATDTTSQWTEETVSGYKRLKNRSTGTYAHTENLTGNLQHGAAPSTWWTSQWTFEPAP, encoded by the coding sequence ATGGCCCAAACCCCCGGCACCACGCCGGCCCCCACCCGGCGCCGCCGGCCCCTCACCCACAGCGCCCTCATCTGCATGGCGGCAGCGGCAGCCCTCCTGCTGCCCGCCGTCGCCCACGCCGCCGCAACCCCGCCCAACCCCACCACCAAGTCCGGCTACACCCTGGACTTCCAGGAGGAGTTCGACGGCACCTCGCTCAACACGAGCAAGTGGCTGCCGTCCTACCTCCCGCACTGGACGTCGACCCCCGCCAACGCCCAGGCCCGCTACACCATCGCCAACGGCACCCTCACCGAGCGCCTCGACGCCGACACCCCCGCCTGGAACGCCCAGTACGACGGCGCGGTGAAGATCTCCAGCATCCAGTCCTACGAGAAGGACAACTGGCACCGCTTCAACGGCTCCATGCCCAACGACCACCACGAGCCGGACTTCAACGGCTACTCCACCAAGTACGGCTACTTCGAGATGCGCGCGAAGAACTCCGACGTCGGAGGCGGCGGTCACCAGGCGCTGTGGCTGGTCGGAACCGACGACACCACCCTCGGCAACGCCAACTCCGAGATCGACATGGTCGAGACGTTCTTCTCCAACCCGTCCAACTGGCGCATCGCGGCCTACGGCTGGGGCGACCCCGACTTCCTCTCCTCCTGGTACCTGTCGGACACCACCGTGCCCAGCGGCAGCCCCACCACCGAGTACCACCTCTACGGCATGGACTGGACCCCCACCCAGCTCAACTTCTACTACGACAACCAGCTCTACAAGACCATCAACGACGCCCCCAACTCGCCGATGGGCATGATCCTCGGCCTCTACACCGACGCCGGCTCCGGCGTCCACAACAACGTCTGGCCCAAGACCTGGAACGTCGACTACCTCCGGGTGTTCAAGAACAACGCGGGCTACGCGGAGGGCTACCAGCGGGTCAAGAACCACCAGACCGGCCAGTACCTCAACATCGAGAACAAGACCGGCAACGTCCAGTACAGCAGCATCGCCGCCACAGCCTGGAGCTCCCAGTGGTCCAGGGAGACCACCACCGACGGCTACGCCCGCTACCGCAACCGGTGGACCGGCGAGTACATGAACACCACCACCGCCGACGCCATCGTCCACTACGGCAACCTCACCGCCACCGACACCACCAGCCAGTGGACCGAAGAGACCGTCTCCGGCTACAAGCGGCTGAAGAACCGCTCCACCGGCACCTACGCCCACACCGAGAACCTCACCGGAAACCTCCAGCACGGCGCCGCCCCCAGCACCTGGTGGACCAGCCAGTGGACCTTCGAACCCGCCCCCTGA
- a CDS encoding glycoside hydrolase family 27 protein yields MFPASVRSGSPGLTIAGSPRRPVRRISSLVLSAGVLVAGSLTVTAVSIPTPARAMVPPGVYGATAPPMGWNSWFFYGTSISAKSIADQAAGMATPNANLPIDDSGGHKSLADLGYRDIGIDDGWGPDNGAGRDATGTLTTKTGFLTGAQTRAVTLSNGSTVPARALNTMKDLTNYIHELGLKAGMYTDTGTRGCGGMSGSGDHEARDLTTFADWGFDFLKLDHCGGTPTKYSTVMADYKDWGSLAANAKTSAGLAHPIALDMCQWGAGSPDGPWVWGGSAGRAWRTGRDLSGNVGWGTPSNGGSTWVNFSQVTGNFDLNDHPSNHATGQYNDPDYLMVGPGFGNNPVTGRQQTHGTDTTTQWGLTPNEQQSYFGMWAVQGAPLVLASDLTGLDTATAGIVGNQSVIAVAQDSANHQGQKVLDNGKVQVWSKQLATAGTRAVLLLNRSTSSQTYAFTTQNLGLNGTATVQNLYTGSNLGTLASVGSQSFTLAPHQSVLLKLTGTAEQWPDTVVVPTATGLSTKTWNSSTWSAWQTVSLSAAGSTGPGSVKGEPAVVSSPGGTDVFVRGADDALWTNTYKNGAWGTWTSLGGTLTASPAAASLGRDRIDVFIRSTDGKVYQKTFQQTPGQNDLPAYWPDVKWTTSWVSQDAPDSTTIVGTPAAVASLNRIDLFARGTDNALWQKSYVSGEWTGWTRRGGTLASSPTAASGGPGQIEVFATLAPTDKIGQLSWTAAGGWSSTWYDLGRAGIGAPSATQVDYRVNVYIRATDNTLWQWYRIGTGPTGVWQQLDNTLALTAGPAAAGHP; encoded by the coding sequence ATGTTCCCTGCCTCCGTACGCTCGGGCAGCCCCGGCCTGACGATCGCCGGCTCCCCCCGCCGGCCCGTTCGACGAATCTCCAGCCTGGTGTTGAGCGCCGGGGTGCTCGTGGCGGGGTCGCTGACGGTGACGGCCGTCAGCATCCCGACTCCCGCCCGGGCGATGGTGCCGCCCGGCGTGTACGGCGCGACGGCCCCGCCGATGGGCTGGAACTCCTGGTTCTTCTACGGCACCAGCATCTCCGCCAAGAGCATCGCCGATCAGGCGGCCGGCATGGCGACGCCGAACGCGAACCTCCCGATCGACGACTCGGGCGGGCACAAGAGCCTCGCCGACCTCGGCTACCGCGACATCGGCATCGACGACGGCTGGGGACCCGACAACGGTGCCGGACGCGACGCCACCGGCACCCTCACCACGAAGACCGGATTCCTGACCGGCGCCCAGACCAGAGCGGTCACCCTGTCCAACGGCAGCACGGTGCCCGCGCGCGCGTTGAACACCATGAAGGACCTCACCAACTACATCCACGAGCTCGGCCTCAAGGCCGGCATGTACACCGACACGGGCACCCGGGGCTGTGGCGGGATGAGCGGCAGCGGCGACCACGAGGCCAGGGACCTGACCACGTTCGCGGACTGGGGCTTCGACTTCCTGAAGCTGGACCACTGCGGCGGCACGCCGACCAAATACAGCACGGTCATGGCGGACTACAAGGACTGGGGCAGCCTGGCGGCCAACGCCAAGACCTCCGCCGGCCTCGCCCACCCGATCGCCCTGGACATGTGCCAGTGGGGCGCCGGTTCCCCGGACGGCCCGTGGGTGTGGGGCGGGTCCGCCGGCCGCGCCTGGCGCACCGGCCGCGACCTCTCGGGCAACGTCGGCTGGGGCACCCCGTCCAACGGCGGCTCGACCTGGGTCAACTTCAGCCAGGTCACGGGCAACTTCGACCTGAACGACCACCCCAGCAATCACGCCACCGGCCAGTACAACGACCCGGACTACCTGATGGTCGGGCCCGGCTTCGGCAACAACCCGGTCACCGGGCGGCAGCAGACCCACGGGACGGACACCACCACGCAGTGGGGCCTCACCCCGAACGAACAGCAGTCCTACTTCGGGATGTGGGCCGTCCAGGGCGCCCCGCTCGTGCTGGCGAGCGACCTCACCGGCCTGGACACGGCGACCGCGGGCATCGTCGGCAACCAGTCGGTGATCGCCGTCGCCCAGGACAGTGCCAACCACCAGGGACAGAAGGTCCTCGACAACGGCAAGGTCCAGGTCTGGTCCAAGCAGCTCGCCACCGCCGGCACCCGGGCCGTCCTGCTCCTGAACCGCAGCACCAGCTCGCAGACCTACGCCTTCACCACCCAGAACCTGGGCCTCAACGGCACCGCCACGGTGCAGAACCTCTACACCGGCTCGAACCTCGGCACCCTCGCCTCCGTCGGCTCGCAGTCCTTCACCCTCGCCCCCCACCAGTCCGTGCTGCTCAAGCTCACCGGCACCGCCGAACAGTGGCCGGACACGGTCGTCGTCCCGACCGCGACGGGTCTCAGCACGAAGACCTGGAACAGCAGCACCTGGTCGGCGTGGCAGACCGTGTCTCTGAGCGCTGCCGGGTCCACCGGGCCGGGCTCCGTCAAGGGCGAACCCGCCGTTGTCTCCTCCCCCGGCGGCACCGACGTCTTCGTCCGAGGCGCCGACGACGCCCTGTGGACCAACACCTACAAGAACGGCGCCTGGGGCACCTGGACCAGCCTCGGCGGGACGCTCACTGCCAGCCCCGCGGCGGCGAGCCTCGGACGCGACCGCATCGACGTGTTCATCCGCAGCACCGACGGCAAGGTCTACCAGAAGACCTTCCAGCAGACACCGGGCCAGAACGACCTCCCGGCGTACTGGCCCGACGTCAAGTGGACCACCAGCTGGGTGAGCCAGGACGCACCCGATTCGACCACCATCGTCGGCACCCCCGCTGCGGTGGCCTCGCTCAACCGCATCGACCTCTTCGCCCGCGGCACCGACAACGCGCTCTGGCAGAAGAGCTACGTCAGCGGCGAATGGACCGGCTGGACCAGGCGCGGCGGCACCCTCGCCTCCTCGCCGACGGCGGCCAGCGGCGGGCCCGGCCAGATCGAGGTCTTCGCCACCCTCGCCCCCACCGACAAGATCGGCCAGCTCAGCTGGACCGCCGCCGGTGGCTGGTCCTCGACCTGGTACGACCTCGGCCGCGCCGGCATCGGAGCCCCGAGCGCGACCCAGGTGGACTACCGCGTCAACGTCTACATCCGCGCCACCGACAACACCCTCTGGCAGTGGTACCGCATCGGCACCGGCCCCACCGGCGTCTGGCAGCAGCTCGACAACACCCTCGCCCTCACCGCCGGCCCGGCCGCCGCAGGACACCCCTAG